The segment AAAATGTAATGGAAACAAATAGATGACAGCAAGTGGTGCAAATACCGTAAAACTTCCTGAAATAAAACTGGTTGATAAATATAAACGCAGACTTGACTATCTTCGTATATCTGTTACCGACCGCTGTAATATGCAATGCATATATTGCATGCCCAATGAAAGGATTCAGAAACTTCTATGTAGTGAAATTTTAAGTTATGAGGAAATGCTGAAGATAGCAAAAATATTTGTTAAACTTGGGATTTCAAAAATACGTGTAACCGGTGGCGAGCCGCTAGTGAGAAAAGGGGTTTGTGATTTCTTAATGAAAATAGGCTGTTTAGATGGAGTTTCTGATCTTTCAATTACAACTAATGGTATTTTATTAAAAGAAAAAATCGAAAAAATTAAAGCTGCCGGTATTAAGCGGCTTAATATCAGCATGGATACCTTAAAGAAATATAAATTCAAAAGTATAACCGGTATTGATGCTTTCGATGGGGTATGGGAAAGCATAATGACAGCGCATGCTATGGGCTTTTATCCGATAAAACTTAACGTGGTTGTTTTAAGTGGAATAAATGACGATGAGCTGGTAGATTTTGCTAAGCTGACTTTTACTTATCCCTTTCATATCAGATTTATAGAATATATGCCTATAGGTACATCACAGCTGACCTCCAGACAGCTTTTTGCTCCTGAAATAAAAAGTATCATAAGTTCCATCGGCCGCCTTAATCCTGTTGAAAGAAACCAGTTTGACGGCCCAGCGCAACGTTTTAAATTTGAAAATGCTAAAGGAGAAATAGGATTCATAAGACCTATAAGCGAACATTTTTGCGATAGTTGTAACAGGCTCAGGTTGACGGCAAGTGGTAAACTTAAAACCTGCCTGCTATCGGATGTTGAAACAGATCTTAAAACTCCGCTTAGAAACGGCTGTTCTGACAATGAGCTGGCTGGTATTATTCTTGGGGCGATTTATGATAAGCCTTTTGAACATCCCCTTGCCTCAAAATTCGCAAGTGTTATTTCAGGTCATATGTCTAATATCGGTGGCTGACAATTATTATCCTCCTATGACGGACTACACATATTATACCTCTTGCTTATTATTTGGAAATAATCTGTACTAATAAGTTAATATCTGTTATTTTTATTACTTGTTACCTAACAGTAATAATAATATACAACAGAAAAGATACTAAAAAAGAGAGGCATTATGCAGAAAAAAATTGTTATAGCAGTGGATGATTCCATTTATTCCAAAAATTCTGTAAAGTATGCGGTTAGGATTTCCGATGTGGTACAAGATATTTCGTATACTATTTTTAATGTTCAATGCACTGTATCGCAATTTCTTGTTGATGAAGCAAAAAAAAACATGAAAGTACAAAGTGAGCTGTCTAAAATTTTAAAAAGAAATGAAAAAGCTT is part of the Pseudomonadota bacterium genome and harbors:
- the moaA gene encoding GTP 3',8-cyclase MoaA; this translates as MTASGANTVKLPEIKLVDKYKRRLDYLRISVTDRCNMQCIYCMPNERIQKLLCSEILSYEEMLKIAKIFVKLGISKIRVTGGEPLVRKGVCDFLMKIGCLDGVSDLSITTNGILLKEKIEKIKAAGIKRLNISMDTLKKYKFKSITGIDAFDGVWESIMTAHAMGFYPIKLNVVVLSGINDDELVDFAKLTFTYPFHIRFIEYMPIGTSQLTSRQLFAPEIKSIISSIGRLNPVERNQFDGPAQRFKFENAKGEIGFIRPISEHFCDSCNRLRLTASGKLKTCLLSDVETDLKTPLRNGCSDNELAGIILGAIYDKPFEHPLASKFASVISGHMSNIGG